A stretch of DNA from Arachis hypogaea cultivar Tifrunner chromosome 19, arahy.Tifrunner.gnm2.J5K5, whole genome shotgun sequence:
tggtagtcacacCTGTACCAGAGCCACTATTTCACAGGATCATTCGAAACTGGATTCTATCACAATTGCGGAAGTGATAAAGTCATTGGTTGAGGCTGACCCCTCCTTGAAGGTAAAGTCGGTTATAGCAGAAGTGCAATCGAAGTTCAACTACACCGTCAATTACCGAAAAGCACGGTTGGCTAAGCAAGGGGTAgtggaaaaaatatttggaggttgggaGGCATCGTTTGAAGCGTTGCCTATATGGTTCCaggccatgtgtcataaggagccatCAGCTGTTGTCCATTTTGAGACTGTGCCTGCATATCAAGGCGATGAGTTGGTGCGTGATATTCAAGTACTGCATCGAGTAttttggagttattacccctgtattagggcattcagacattgtaagcTAATTGTCCAGGTGGATGGGACTCACTTGTACGGAAAGTATAAGGGTTGTCTACTAGTGGCAGTTTCACAGGATGGCAACAATAATATCGTCCCAATTGCGTTTGCTattgtggagggagagacttctgatgcatggCACTTCTTCCTTAGTAACCTTTGTCAACATGTTGTCACTCGAGATGGTGTGGGTCTAATATCCGACCGACACGAATCCATCAATGCAGCTGTGGAACGCAGTAACGGAGCTTGGTCACCTCCTAGAGCTTTTCATATGTTCtgcatcaggcatatagagtcgAATTTTCTGCGAAAATTCAAGGCACCGTACCTCCAAAAATTGGTCGTCAACATTGGTAACCAATTACTAAATTTAAGTAACTTATTTACAGACATAACCTTCAATATTTGTTTTGACATCtataattattctttttttttgttgctaTCCTCTAGGATATTCGAGGACGGTGCGGGAGTACGAAGTGCGTTACCAGCGATTACGGGAACGGGGGGAAGCGTACACAAACTGGTTAAACCGAATTCCTCGCGAACAGACGCATTGGCATTTGATGGTGGATACCGATGGGGTCACATGACAACGAATCTAGTGGAATGCATCAATTCAGTGttgaagggtgcacgcaatctTCCCGTTACTGCTCTTGTCAAGGCAACATTCTACGGGCTAAACGAGCTGTTCACCAGAAAAAGAGCGGAGGCAGAAGCGCGGATTAATGCTGGCCATGTGTTCTCCGATGTCGTGACCTCGAAGTTGCATGCAAACCAACTTGCATCAGGAAACATTCAGGTCAGTTGCTTTGACCGGCAGAATGAGGTCTTTGAGGTGCGTGAGATGCCAAGCGGACTGGAGTTTGCAGTCGATCTACGTGGCCTTCGATGTGATTGTGGTGAGTTCCAGGTGGACCGGATCCCCTGCAGACATGTGTTCGCATGTTGCGCCAACCAGCGACTGAATTGGAAACTGTATGTGCATGATGTGTATAAGATGGAGCAAGTTCGGCGGGTGTACCGAGCAAGATTTAGGCCACTAGGTAACCCGACGACATGGCCTGCGTACAACGGTCCTCGCTTCATACCGAATCTGTATCTGAGACGCGTCTCGAAAGTTCGCCCCAGGATGACGcgcttcttgaatgagatggacatgCGAATGTTACGTCGTCCTAAGCGATGTACGCTATGTGGAGCTGAGGAACATAGTCGTAGCAGATGCCGTCAGTCAGCTGGTACAAATGCCGACGGAGATGCTCAGTAGGTTCACAGTATGGTAGGTGTAGCACGGCACTAGTATGGCATGGGTTGTCCATTTGAGGTAACTTGACCTGATATATGTAACATTGTATAAAATCACTCGAAATATCACCACTATGTAACATTGTATAacgtttttaattagtttttattttaaaatagtttttatgtttgagtttttataacttatttggtagtttatatctattattttaatatatactacACGTacgtattaaaaaataaaactgatACGTTtcacataaatatattataatttgcatcCTTGTTGAACCGGCCGATCCGGTTCACAGATTTTCTGATTGAACCGACCGGTCCGATTCAATTTTTACAACACTACATCCTGGATACCTGTAGCTTGTTATAATATGATCTCAATTTTCCAACTGAGGTATATTGACATGATATCTATAGCAATATTCTCAGATCTTATGTACCCAAGATACATAGTCCAGATCAATAATACCTGAATAGGGTCATTAATGCATAAATACTCTAAACATACAATAGAACTCTTAGCATAGTCCAGCTCAGTAATTCATAATGTCCAACAGATACAAATTACTCTAAACATAGTCCACGTGATTAATACTTAAGTTAATAATTTACACCACAACTACTTTCTCATGGCCCACTTCACATCCTTGACAAAATTCTTGCATTTCTTGGCCGCCTTTTTCAAGACAGATGGAGTGTAGCGATTAGCGCTGCGACGTGGTGGATCAATCCTCAGATTGTAACCTTTGGATGTTTCATCCGGAGTGCGTGCCTGACCTGTATACAAGTTGTAAAAAACAAGTAAAATTAAGTACATCAGGTAATCAAAGCATATACCACATATCATTTAGTAAAAATCAAACAGAGATGCCaattatgaacaaaaaataaataactaatcgAACATGTAAAGTAAAATACACGACATAATATCATCATTACGAGATTCTTCATCCTCATCGAACTCCTCTATTTCATCATCCTCATGATCGTCCTCGTCATCTGGCTCATCTACGAGATACGCATCGGTCTCTTTCTCGAGTGTGTTAGCATTTTCCTCAATGAGTCCCATGGAAACACGGTTAGGGTTCTGAGTAAAAAAGCTCCGCGTCCACCGTCACTCCTACTAGAGTCAACCGACACAAACCCCCCAGAAGCAACCGATGAGGTATGGCCCGGGTACCTCACATCCAATGAATACCTACCTGCCATGAACTCAGGATGATGGCCATATTGTGATAGTCCAGGATCTGCAGACATGAACCCAAGCAACTGGCTAAAAGAACCTCCTTCTCCTGTTTCAAACTGTGAGGTTCCCCAATATTGTTGACTTATTGGAACTGATGGGGGGAATTGTGTCTGAGGTACATACTGGCTTGAGGACTGAGGTTGTTCTTCTGGAATCGGGTTTGGAGGTAACATATGCGGCGAATGTGGCTCTTGTCCTTCATTGTCATCATCCATATCCTGACTACCATCATCGGTTTCCTGATTATCCTCATCCATATCCTAATCACACTCATTCATTTCTTGATCACCTTCATCATTATCTTGACCCACAAGATTTGACAAGTTCAAGTGGTCCCCATATTTTGTTCGGTACCAATGCATGTAACTATCTAAtggatgctgtgaaggcatggGAAGCTCAGATAGAACGTAGTTATACCTGTTTGACCAATGCATCACCCAAATTGAATGACTTGGTGCCGTGGCCCAATTAAGATTCTTGGGACCAGTCAGGACTTCTCCATGCGCCTTGTCTAGATTCCGCTCCTGATTAGGTTGTCCCTAAACAAGACCAAACTGTCACCTAAACCTATCGGTAGCATGCCACTCGATACATTCAAATGAAACCAACGGAACTGTAGCGCTCCAGACAACCGACTGCATGTAGATTTCAGGAGGAATGATGTTCGGATCCACGCGATCCACAGCATAAGCAACCCAAACAAACTGGAAAAAATAAAGGAACCTCATGATCACAATCCACAATGCCAATTACAATAACAATGCTTTATAATTATGTCTCAGACCCTAAACCGGAAACTAATACTTCTTTAATTAAAACACACCTGCCCTTCCTGAAGTTCATCAAATGCCTTCCTAAAGTGAGCTAACTTCAGATATCTATATCGTCGGTCACCACGCTCCCAGTTCCGCCACCTAATATGATATATTCAATTAGCTCAACTAGCATTAACTAAATCTTAAATATCAAGATACGGGCACATTGTGACAAATTATTACCTGTTTGCTAGCGAAAAACTTCGTGGTTCCCTAGGTAGCGGCGATAGATATGGCAGCCTGATCCAAGCCCAATAGAGTAGAAGTGTTAGTGGACCATCTATTTCCTTGCAGTTATAACGAGATGCCCGACATAATGCCCTGTAGAGGTATGCTAGGCATGCCGCTCCCCAACTATACTGTCCAATACTAACAAAATCACGCAGCAAGGGTAGAAATTTCCAATGCACACCTGCCCCAGACTTATCCCCAAACAAGATAGTCCCGATCAGCAACATAATATGGCACCTCACATACCTTTGTATACTGATATCATCAGTCAACTCTAAATTTTCTTTTAGATCCCGCAACCAGGTAAGTTTTATGCAACTACCTCTACAATCCGACTTACGCGGTGcaactccaaattgaatcaaacacTCCGCATCCAACGCTTCAAAACTACTCATTGTCATCCCTATGACTGGAAGACCATCGGTGGGAAGACCAAGAATTAGAGCCACATCTTCAAGAATCACGGCACATTCACCAATGGGAAGGTGAAACATATGTGTTTCCGGGTGCCAACGTTCAATCAGAGCATTCACCAATGCTTTCTGACACTGCACTACCCCAATCTGCGATGCATGGTAGAAACCGGTAAGTCGTAAAAGGTCCTCCGCCCTATCATTGTACCGGTCCGGAGGAACTGGGTGATTACAAGTcaacattcttaatttctacAAAAAAGATAACAAATTCATAGTCAGCTCATTAACAATTAATATATGACTATCATGAATCATTTTACTAAATCCTTTTAACTCTAATTATTCTtacttctaaaattaattattaagccTTGATTTTATTCAAAACTCACAACTAATGAAAATAATTATCAATGCAAAAATTTCTAATCAAAATTCTGAAGTTACAATATCTATCATAATATCTTATAGTAATTACTAATTTACTATCATTCAAACATTATTTCCTCAACTATCAAAAAATATTACTAATCGGTATCCTTCATATTTCGTCAACAACGGTAAGAACAATTAACTTGCTAATAATGATGATTAgaactaacaaaatttaaatatcctCATACTAAAACCTAACgtgctttaataaaaataattccaCTAATCATTCAGTAACCAGTAACAATTTCTCACAATAACAATAATGTTTAACTACATCCATAACAGTTATAGtaacaaaattttaaacttttttaaaaaatctttaaaaatttacACGGTTTTTtccaattataataataatagaatttaatcaaaaataccaaaatttcagactaatatttataaatatctaACAAATACGAAGATATCCTAATAAtcattctatttatatttctaaCTTGCGTttctaataataatcataataattatatttctaacaataataattataaatataaaaaatttctaaaatctaaaaataacaCTTACATACCCTACATAAAtcagataataataaaatttaataaaaaattacaaaaaatattacaTTTTCTCTTAAAAATTAACTACCGCCGTTCTGTTTACATTTTTCTAATaacaacaaaccagcaagcataatagtaataacaaattttctaataataatattcataataaaaaattagaaaaaaatttcagactaatttttataaatatctaaCAAATACGGAGATATCCTAATAAtcattctatttatatttctaaCTTGCGTTTCtaacaataatcataataattatatttctaacaataataattataaatataaaaaatttctaaaatctaaaaataacaCTTACATAACCTACATAAATCAGatagtaataaaatttaataaaaaattacaaaaaatgttACATTCTCTCTTAAAAATTAACTACCGCCGTTCtgtttatatttttctaataacAACAAACTAGcaagcataataataataacaaatttcttaataataatatttataataaaaaaattacaaaaaaaatttcagacaaatttttaaaaatatctaacaATTATGGAGATATCTTAATAAtcattctatttatatttctaaCTTGCATTTCtaacaataatcataataattatatttctaacaataataattataaatataaaaaatttacaaaatttaaaaataacacttACATAATCAGAATGACTAAGATAATGAATAATGTGAAGCTCAGGTTGATTAacatctttaaatttatttttctttggcatgttcttctttcttcaaGTAGTAGCTTTCAGAACTATggtgaaaggaagaagaaggagctaGGAGTGAGTAAGGTTGAGAGTGAAATGATACAATGAGTTAATTCGGATGGTGAGAGTAGGTAAGTTGGCTTCGTTTGCTTTTCAGGGCACCGCTTCTGGGTGCCAACCCTGTGCGACGCGTGTCCAGACAAGAGAAGAAATCGGACCGTGCGTTTGGTTAAacgcaaatcggacggtccgtttGGGAATCGCATGTCGCAGGGTCCGAGTAGCTACTCCTTCCCAACTTGCACGGTCCGTTTAGCTAGTCATACCCAACTCGCAGGGTCCGATTAGTTTTGTCACTGACACCACAAAAATGTTTAGCACACCCCTCTTCCATATCGACGCCAAACTTCATTCATGGAgccatatataaattaaaaagcgcatatatatatatatatatatatatatatttggtttcaaaaaatcaaatgacattggggcaagtgccccctcatTCATAAGCATGGGTCCGTGCCTGTCTTTGTCTATATAAtctttaacaaaaattatttttaatatgaaaataaaaattatattttagttgaatattaatatttgaaatgTATTACAATATTATAGAAgtgtaaaaaaaagatatttaacaTGTATCTTGCGTGTTATTAAAATGATGACATGTATTCAATACCTACTTTATATATTGTTAGGATGATGACATGTATCTAGTACGTACTATGTGTATTATCataatgataatatatatttaacacGTATTCTACGTATTACaatacatattttatttattgattttttatctacaaaatctatttatattatgtaattatactaaataattttatttttaataaaaatatcaatatttttttatataaaaaaaattagccaatcTTTAACgtcaaggaaaaaaaatatataattatttcaaTCAGATGAACATGAAGTCACGTTTTTATA
This window harbors:
- the LOC112778184 gene encoding uncharacterized protein; amino-acid sequence: MTATASSRKTMVMATASSRQRLLDEDDDYSDEGWVRRRRCRLDVVIPFIITFEELKGVICEKIDSERARKISYILYRYPVQVFGGFIQFQTKYVTDEASMQEMFSMYIENRTQISFIELYVEFEQSEADWNIVREDYNSDSEEEFESNYEFVGPDGDEDQGDGNTAPDVTEHRTGGRAVQVTESLVQPLYKYLLEVPIVADGEFVVGMEFSSREAVIKAIKDYTIRRSVDYWVYESEPLTFYAKCTQYGSGCDWLIRDHSKLDSITIAEVIKSLVEADPSLKVKSVIAEVQSKFNYTVNYRKARLAKQGVVEKIFGGWEASFEALPIWFQAMCHKEPSAVVHFETVPAYQGDELVDGTHLYGKYKGCLLVAVSQDGNNNIVPIAFAIVEGETSDAWHFFLSNLCQHVVTRDGVGLISDRHESINAAVERSNGAWSPPRAFHMFCIRIFEDGAGVRSALPAITGTGGSVHKLVKPNSSRTDALAFDGGYRWGHMTTNLVECINSVLKGARNLPVTALVKATFYGLNELFTRKRAEAEARINAGHVFSDVVTSKLHANQLASGNIQVSCFDRQNEVFEVREMPSGLEFAVDLRGLRCDCGEFQVDRIPCRHVFACCANQRLNWKLYVHDVYKMEQVRRVYRARFRPLGNPTTWPAYNGPRFIPNLYLRRVSKVRPRMTRFLNEMDMRMLRRPKRCTLCGAEEHSRSRCRQSAGTNADGDAQ
- the LOC140182222 gene encoding protein MAIN-LIKE 1-like, which codes for MLTCNHPVPPDRYNDRAEDLLRLTGFYHASQIGVVQCQKALVNALIERWHPETHMFHLPIGECAVILEDVALILGLPTDGLPVIGMTMSSFEALDAECLIQFGVAPRKSDCRGSCIKLTWLRDLKENLELTDDISIQRYVRCHIMLLIGTILFGDKSGAGVHWKFLPLLRDFVSIGQYSWGAACLAYLYRALCRASRYNCKEIDGPLTLLLYWAWIRLPYLSPLPREPRSFSLANRWRNWERGDRRYRYLKLAHFRKAFDELQEGQFVWVAYAVDRVDPNIIPPEIYMQSVVWSATVPLVSFECIEWHATDRYNYVLSELPMPSQHPLDSYMHWYRTKYGDHLNLSNLVGQDNDEGDQEMNECD